One window from the genome of Andrena cerasifolii isolate SP2316 chromosome 3, iyAndCera1_principal, whole genome shotgun sequence encodes:
- the LOC143366601 gene encoding otoferlin isoform X4, with product MALVVIVKNFQGLKGKGEKVVKVDFRGVSHYSKCLGESGDHIPVDESFTWNLGRPVDEAEVLQLAVVSRGVLRSEKVIAKYGLVLQTVVREGRIVVTDALVDLNNKPLPAVICFEIRYNTPDGSCSSYVASEIMEDEQQMLIDIEQNIANLERSLGQANTSAATGKRRGSWQSPEKTSKRGFLQRGSSMSTAEKSPERKSRSSTLKSMRSLMKLGKQRPPRTRSCDSGSETKELLDRRDSSCVTSNEPSRTNSMTSLETNGSDHDSQVSASAAELQDAIAKPTKKPKPKTTDTGQAALKAQDYQVCVTIIEARQLAGLNMDPVVCVQVGDQRKYTSVKESTNCPYYNEYFVFDFHMPPVMLFDKIIMLSVQQSRNLLRANLTLGSFKLDIATVWAQPDHQFYHKWALLTDPDDVAGGPKGYLKCDISVIGKGDTVKIPPKSEKDEDDIEGNLLLPDGVPIERQRAKFLVKVYRADGLPKMNSSIMANVKKAFTGEVKDLVDPYVQVSFAGLTGKTSVKRHSYAPVWNEQIVFTEMFPPLCQRIKIQLCDNDPVHATVIGTHFVDLKKISNDGEKGFLPTFGPAFIHFYGSIRDYSLIDQHSTLNAGLGEGISYRARLLIAIRTEISDNVEMTPSEVEVEPAMPINESAYARNEEFFLFATIMDATMIDKKLGDKPMYFEISIGNAGNALDGHNETSKMCEMGSKSGTSGEQEELQEVLCGSWQSTTSACKPMTHDKIYYFLPYWDDKPCLHVRSSWPDYRRRMYNSNIISKIADKLEEGLSETQVHIDDSSSEKLLKSTLEELSSNCNRYVSISKSSLTGPGVGKTKLDKERTKVCQRELESIGAMSRNLKAVVTKSSFKERLKTAQGYLQKLRFLVEDPQDSVPDVFIWVISSGRRVAYQRISGRDLIYSIVDEECGKYCGKVQTMFLKLPGKKRFGPSGWTIQTKLQIYMWLGILKHKKYFIQGLPKGYELSHELRNVDRPRALPPTIIHYVEKHKFQLRAHMYQARSLIGSDASGLSDPFARVICGEFCKCTQVIDETLSPTWDELLLFDEILIHGTGEEIKKDPPSIVIDIFDQDKGKSEYIGRAVARPHVKLASESYTPPEFPPSLEWYDVTRGAARAGELLAVFELLEYPSTKDYGFPTLPDPKETVVQTPTVAQDQGPILPVPIGIRPTLSKYRIEVLFWGLRDLKRVHLLTVDKPRVDVECAGHILCSSVIANAKKNPNFNTPIKFMELELPEQELYRPPLTIRAVDCRSFGRYTLVGTHTINSIHKYMYCPQTKRAREAEDRKKNLYQLQQYAGYDTLKTKYPQSSLPESLADLELNCGDTVISLGLEFGWPTKKDKTEQNMRKKHSLVNDGSSGEFGTLEDGDGCQDWWTKYFASIEAMIEENKELRKEKSIFQAQSNGTVHVPTSLDEMYNQHHANVSGEKSPGVTAKKLFGLKSTANAARFASKVSPKQPYRRFSKTALLKIYPNELEAQPEFEQFKEWLHTFELYRGKKTGDEPEDESRIVGSFKGALKVYKWPLPKDLIDHTIMGFDPQYGFFQGVPSNEPIHVLVRVYIVKANDLHPSDLNGKADPYVVLHLGGKRISDKENYVSKQLNPVFGKCFEIEATFPQDSMLTIQVLDWDLVGADDMIGETKIDLENRFYSRHRATCGLAKRYDESGYNKWRDAMKPTQILLKHCKEGKMDGPAYSHGRVTIGRKTFSLSNEEMEYYVHSKGIEEHLALAVLHQWHAFPRIGCALVPEHVETRPLYNPEKPGIEQGKLELWVDMFPMDMPSPGPSIDISPRKPKSYELRIVIWNTDDVVLEDDAFFTGEKMSDIYVKGWLKGQEDCQSTDIHYRSLTGEGNFNWRFIFPFDYLVAEEKIVINRKESLFSWDETECKIPARLELQVWDADHFSADDFLGAITLDLNRFPRGAKNSKLCTLSMLKTDGTVPTVNIFKQKRVKGWWPFYVKKENEDMELTGKVEAEIHLVTKEEAEKNPAGFGRNEPDPLDKPNRPDASFMWFLNPLKSIKYIVWHNYKWAILKAFITIAIIILLLLFFYAIPGYSVKKLLGA from the exons ATGGCGCTCGTCGTTATCGTGAAGAATTTTCAAGGACTGAAAGGCAAGGGGGAGAAGGTTGTCAAGGTCGACTTCCGGG GAGTCTCCCACTACTCTAAATGCCTCGGAGAAAGCGGGGATCATATTCCAGTAGATGAG AGCTTCACTTGGAATTTGGGCAGACCAGTGGACGAGGCGGAGGTGTTGCAATTGGCAGTGGTGTCGCGCGGAGTTTTGAGGAGCGAGAAGGTGATCGCGAAATATGGCTTGGTTCTACAGACGGTGGTGCGAGAAGGCCGGATCGTAGTCACCGATGCCTTGGTAGATCTGAACAACAAACCGCTTCCG GCTGTCATTTGCTTCGAAATTCGATACAATACACCCGATGGAAGCTGCAGCTCGTACGTGGCGTCGGAAATAATGGAGGACGAGCAACAGATGCTGATCGACATCGAGCAGAATATCGCGAACCTCGAGAGGAGCCTCGGGCAGGCGAATACTAGCGCTGCCACTGGCAAAAGGAGGGGTTCCTGGCAGAGCCCTGAGAAAACTTCCAAGAGGGGTTTCCTGCAAAGAGGCAGTTCCATGTCTACAGCTGAGAAGTCACCTGAGCGTAAGAG CAGGAGTTCCACGCTGAAAAGTATGAGATCGTTGATGAAGCTGGGCAAGCAAAGGCCACCCAGGACTCGGTCCTGCGATAGTGGCTCGGAGACGAAGGAATTACTCGACAGGAGGGATTCCAGCTGTGTAACTTCTAACGAACCTTCGAGGACCAACTCGATGACTTCTTTAGAAACGAACGGCTCTGATCACGATAGCCAGGTCAGCGCGAGCGCGGCGGAATTACAGGACGCGATCGCCAAGCCAACGAAGAAACCGAAACCAAAG ACCACCGACACGGGACAAGCGGCACTAAAGGCGCAAGATTATCAAGTTTGCGTGACCATTATCGAGGCGAGGCAGTTGGCGGGCTTGAACATGGACCCGGTTGTCTGTGTGCAAGTTGGAGACCAACGGAAGTACACCAGTGTCAAAGAGTCTACGAACTGTCCGTATTACAACGAA TACTTCGTCTTCGATTTTCACATGCCGCCCGTAATGCTGTTCGACAAAATAATCATGCTCTCG GTGCAGCAATCGCGGAATCTCTTACGCGCTAATCTAACGCTGGGCAGCTTTAAGTTAGACATCGCGACTGTATGGGCACAACCAG ATCACCAATTTTACCACAAATGGGCACTGCTGACGGATCCGGACGACGTGGCTGGAGGTCCGAAGGGCTACTTGAAGTGCGACATAAGCGTGATCGGAAAAGGCGACACCGTGAAAATCCCCCCCAAGAGCgagaaggacgaggacgataTCGAGGGGAATCTCTTGCTTCCGGACGGGGTGCCTATCGAGAGACAAAGGGCCAAGTTTCTAGTGAAGGTGTACAGAGCCGACGGTTTGCCGAAGATGAACAGCAGCATCATGGCGAACGTGAAGAAGGCGTTCACGGGCGAGGTGAAGGACCTCGTGGATCCTTACGTTCAAGTGTCCTTCGCTGGATTAACC GGTAAGACGAGCGTTAAGAGGCACAGTTACGCGCCGGTTTGGAACGAACAGATCGTTTTCACGGAAATGTTTCCACCCCTCTGTCAAAGGATTAAAATTCAGCTATGCGACAACGACCCGGTTCACGCCACCGTGATCGGCACTCACTTTGTCGATTTAAAAAAGATCAGCAACGACGGCGAGAAGGGCTTTCTACCCACCTTCGGCCCCGCGTTCATTCACTTCTACGGTAGCATAAGGGATTACAGCCTCATCGACCAGCACTCCACGCTGAACGCTGGGCTGGGAGAAGGAATCTCTTACAGAGCAAG GCTATTAATAGCGATCAGGACGGAAATAAGCGATAACGTCGAGATGACTCCGTCGGAGGTGGAAGTCGAGCCGGCCATGCCAATCAACGAGTCCGCTTACGCCAGGAACGAAGAGTTCTTTCTATTTGCCACGATCATGGACGCCACGATGATCGACAAGAAGCTCGGGGACAAGCCGATGTATTTCGAAATATCGATAGGAAACGCGGGCAACGCTTTGGACGGTCACAACGAAACCTCTAAA ATGTGCGAGATGGGCTCGAAAAGCGGTACGAGTGGCGAACAAGAGGAATTGCAGGAGGTACTGTGTGGTTCCTGGCAGAGCACCACTTCAGCCTGCAAACCGATGACGCACGAcaagatttattattttctaccTTATTGGGACGACAAGCCTTGCCTGCACGTTCGAAGCAGTTGGCCGGATTACAGGCGCAGAATGTACAATAGCAATATAATTAGCAAAATCGCGGATAAACTG GAAGAAGGCTTGTCAGAGACGCAAGTGCACATTGACGACTCCTCGAGCGAAAAGCTTTTAAAGTCGACGCTGGAGGAATTGAGCAGCAACTGCAATCGGTACGTGAGTATCAGCAAGTCGAGCCTGACCGGGCCGGGGGTTGGGAAAACAAAGCTCGACAAAGAGAGAACAAAGGTGTGTCAAAGGGAATTGGAAAGTATAGGCGCCATGTCGAGAAACCTGAAAGCAGTGGTTACCAAAAGTAGCTTCAAGGAGCGATTGAAGACGGCTCAGGGTTACCTGCAGAAGCTGAGGTTTCTCGTCGAGGAC CCTCAAGACTCTGTACCGGACGTATTTATTTGGGTAATTAGTTCTGGACGACGAGTGGCTTACCAAAGAATATCTGGAAGGGACTTGATTTATTCGATAGTCGACGAGGAGTGTGGCAAATACTGTGGCAAAGTACAAACAATGTTTCTAAAA CTTCCAGGAAAGAAAAGGTTCGGACCTTCCGGCTGGACAATACAGACGAAATTACAAATTTACATGTGGCTGGGGATCTTGAAGCACAAGAAGTACTTCATCCAAGGCTTACCAAAGGGATACGAACTTAGTCACGAACTGAGAAACGTTGACAGGCCACGCGCTCTGCCACCGACTATTATACATTACGTTGAAAAACAT AAATTCCAGCTGAGAGCTCATATGTATCAAGCCCGATCATTGATCGGCAGTGACGCGTCAGGCCTTTCGGATCCATTCGCAAGAGTGATTTGCGGGGAGTTTTGCAAGTGCACGCAAGTAATCGACGAAACCCTCAGTCCCACATGGGACGAACTTCTTCTTTTCGACGAGATCTTGATCCACGGGACCGGCGAAGAAATCAAGAAGGATCCACCGTCGATCGTCATCGACATCTTCGACCAAGACAAA GGCAAATCGGAGTATATAGGAAGAGCAGTTGCGCGACCGCACGTGAAGCTTGCCTCGGAATCGTACACACCACCAGAATTCCCTCCGTCCTTGGAATGGTACGACGTAACCAGAGGGGCCGCAAGGGCGGGTGAACTTCTTGCAGTTTTTGAATTACTCGAATATCCTTCGACGAAAGATTACGGCTTCCCAACGCTACCAGACCCGAAAGAAACAGTGGTCCAAACGCCTACCGTTGCTCAGGACCAGGGGCCAATTCTTCCGGTACCAATTGGCATTCGACCAACTTTGTCTAAATATCG AATCGAAGTTTTGTTCTGGGGCCTGAGAGACCTGAAAAGAGTGCATCTGTTGACTGTGGACAAACCTCGCGTGGACGTCGAATGCGCTGGTCATATTCTGTGCTCCTCGGTTATAGCGAACGCAAAGAAGAATCCAAATTTCAACACGCCGATCAAATTCATGGAGCTGGAGCTACCGGAGCAGGAGCTTTATCGACCACCTTTGACGATCAGGGCAGTGGATTGCAGAAGCTTCGGCCGATACACTCTCGTTGGCACGCACACGATAAATTCGATACACAAGTACATGTACTGTCCGCAAACCAAGAGAGCGAGGGAGGCCGAGGATAGAAAGAAGAATCTGTATCAGTTGCAACAGTATGcgg GTTACGATACATTGAAGACGAAATATCCGCAGTCATCTCTACCAGAGTCCTTGGCCGATCTCGAGTTGAATTGCGGGGACACGGTCATCAGCTTAGGCTTAGAGTTCGGCTGGCCGACCAAGAAAGACAAAACTGAACAAAACATGCGAAAGAAACATAGCTTGGTGAACGATGGAAGCTCAG GGGAATTCGGGACCCTCGAGGATGGAGATGGCTGCCAGGATTGGTGGACCAAATACTTCGCCTCCATCGAAGCGATGATAGAGGAGAACAAGGAACTGCGTAAGGAGAAATCAATTTTCCAAGCACAGTCAAACGGCACCGTTCACGTCCCGACGTCTTTGGATGAAATGTACAATCAACACCATGCGAACGTCTCCGGCGAGAAGAGTCCCGGCGTTACCGCGAAGAAACTGTTCGGCCTAAAGTCTACCGCGAACGCGGCCAGGTTCGCCTCCAAGGTCAGCCCGAAGCAGCCCtatcgaaggttctctaaaacgGCGCTGTTGAAAATTTACCCGAACGAGTTGGAGGCTCAGCCAGAATTCGAGCAGTTTAAAGAATGGCTGCACACGTTCGAACTGTACCGGGGCAAGAAGACAGGCGACGAGCCCGAGGACGAGTCTAGAATAGTCGGAAGCTTCAAAGGCGCTCTGAAGGTTTACAAATGGCCCCTGCCTAAAGACCTGATTGATCACACGATCATGGGTTTCGATCCGCAATACGGTTTCTTCCAAGGTGTACCCTCGAACGAACCGATTCACGTGCTAGTACGAGTTTACATCGTGAAAGCAAACGATCTCCATCCCAGCGATCTGAACGGCAAGGCAGACCCTTACGTTGTCCTTCATCTAGGCGGCAAAAGGATCAGCGACAAGGAGAACTACGTGTCGAAGCAGCTGAATCCTGTCTTCGGCAA GTGTTTCGAAATAGAGGCGACCTTCCCACAGGACTCGATGCTGACCATTCAGGTGTTGGACTGGGACTTGGTCGGCGCGGACGACATGATCGGCGAGACGAAGATCGATCTGGAAAACCGATTCTACAGCAGACATCGGGCGACTTGCGGCCTGGCTAAAAGATACGACGA ATCCGGCTATAACAAATGGCGAGACGCGATGAAGCCGACTCAAATTCTGCTGAAACATTGCAAAGAGGGGAAGATGGATGGCCCGGCGTATTCTCACGGACGCGTGACAATCGGCAGGAAGACCTTCTCCCTGTCGAACGAAGAAATGGAGTATTACGTTCACTCGAAAG GCATAGAAGAGCATCTCGCGTTAGCAGTCCTTCATCAGTGGCACGCTTTCCCAAGAATTGGTTGTGCCCTGGTTCCGGAGCACGTGGAAACTCGCCCCCTTTACAATCCCGAGAAGCCAGGCATCGAACAGGGGAAGCTGGAATTGTGGGTCGACATGTTCCCTATGGACATGCCTTCGCCCGGCCCATCGATCGACATTTCGCCGAGAAAGCCGAAAAGTTATGAGCTCAGGATTGTTATTTGGAACACGGACGACGTTGTATTGGAAGACGATGCTTTCTTCACTGGCGAGAAGATGAGCGACATTTACGTAAAAGG ATGGCTAAAGGGACAAGAAGACTGCCAATCCACGGATATCCACTATCGGTCTCTAACCGGAGAAGGGAATTTCAATTGGCGCTTCATATTTCCATTCGATTACCTCGTGGCGGAGGAGAAGATCGTTATCAATCGAAAAGAGAGTCTCTTCAGCTGGGACGAGACGGAGTGCAAAATCCCGGCTCGATTAGAATTACAA GTATGGGACGCAGATCACTTCTCCGCCGATGATTTCCTTGGTGCTATCACTCTTGACTTGAATCGCTTTCCTCGTGGCGCAAAGAACAGTAAACTTTGCACGCTGAGCATGCTCAAGACCGATGGCACTGTGCCGACCGTGAACATTTTCAAACAAAAACGTGTAAAAGGCTGGTGGCCGTTCTACGTGAAGAAGGAGAACGAAGATATGGAATTAACG GGCAAAGTGGAAGCCGAGATACATTTGGTGACCAAAGAGGAAGCCGAGAAAAATCCCGCTGGTTTTGGTAGAAATGAACCAGATCCGCTCGACAAACCAAA TCGTCCTGATGCGTCTTTCATGTGGTTTTTGAATCCGTTGAAGTCCATCAAGTATATCGTATGGCACAACTACAAATGGGCAATCTTAAAAGCTTTTATAACCATCGCAATAATAATACTACTGTTGTTGTTCTTTTACGCAATACCCGGTTACTCTGTTAAAAAGTTATTAGGTGCTTAG